A part of Lacinutrix sp. 5H-3-7-4 genomic DNA contains:
- the carB gene encoding carbamoyl-phosphate synthase large subunit has translation MPKNSKLKSILIIGSGPIVIGQACEFDYSGTQALRSLREDGIETILINSNPATIMTDPSMADHVYLLPLTTKSLIEILKKHPQIDAVLPTMGGQTALNLCIEADEKGIWKDFDVEIIGVNIDAINITEDREKFRELMLDIGIPMAPQATATSYLKGKEIAQEFGFPLIIRASFTLGGAGASFVYKEEDFDELLTRGLEISPIHEVMIDKALIGWKEYELELLRDSNDNVVIICAIENMDPIGIHTGDSITVAPAMTLSDKTYQKMRDMAIHMMRNIGDFAGGCNVQFAVSPDEKEDIIAIEINPRVSRSSALASKATGYPIAKVAAKLALGYHLDELENQITKSTSALFEPTLDYVIVKIPRWNFDKFEGSDRTLGLQMKSVGEVMGIGRSFQEALHKATQSLEIKRNGLGADGKGYKNYDQIIDKLTHASWDRVFAIYDAIQMGIPLSRIHEITKIDMWFLKQYEELYFIEKEISTFTIDTIQKDLLLEAKQKGYGDRQIAHMLGCLESEVYNKREELNINRVYKLVDTCAAEFEAKTPYYYSTFENDVETADGVRQADNESIVTDKKKVIVLGSGPNRIGQGIEFDYCCVHGVLAAAECGYETIMINCNPETVSTDFDTADKLYFEPVFWEHIYDIIKHEKPEGVIVQLGGQTALKLAEKLERYGVKILGTSFEALDLAEDRGRFSTLLKELEIPYPEFDIATTADEASAIADVLDFPILVRPSYVLGGQGMKIVINKEELEKHVVDLLSRMPGNQLLLDHYLDGAIEAEADAICDGENVYIIGIMEHIEPCGIHSGDSNSLLPPFNLGDLVMQQIKDHTKKIALALNTVGLINIQFAVKDDKVYIIEANPRASRTVPFIAKAYGEPYVNYATKVMLGEKKVTDFNFNPKLNGYAIKQPVFSFNKFHNVNKKLGPEMKSTGESILFIDDLKDDEFYNLYSRRKMYLSK, from the coding sequence ATGCCAAAAAATTCTAAATTAAAATCAATACTAATTATAGGCTCAGGTCCTATTGTTATTGGTCAAGCTTGTGAGTTTGATTACTCTGGAACACAAGCATTACGTTCACTTAGAGAAGATGGAATTGAAACCATACTAATCAATTCTAATCCTGCAACTATCATGACAGATCCTTCAATGGCAGATCATGTTTACTTGTTACCTCTAACTACAAAATCACTAATAGAAATCCTTAAAAAACATCCGCAAATTGATGCTGTTTTACCTACTATGGGAGGACAAACTGCACTTAATTTGTGTATTGAAGCAGATGAAAAAGGAATCTGGAAGGATTTTGATGTAGAAATTATTGGTGTTAATATCGATGCCATAAATATTACCGAAGATAGAGAGAAGTTTAGAGAATTAATGCTTGATATTGGTATCCCAATGGCACCACAAGCAACAGCCACTTCGTATTTAAAAGGTAAAGAAATTGCACAAGAGTTTGGTTTCCCATTAATTATTAGAGCCTCATTTACTTTAGGTGGAGCAGGAGCTTCTTTTGTTTATAAAGAAGAAGATTTTGATGAACTTTTAACACGTGGTTTAGAGATTTCTCCAATCCATGAAGTCATGATTGATAAAGCCTTAATTGGATGGAAAGAATATGAGTTAGAGCTTCTTAGAGACTCTAACGACAATGTTGTTATTATTTGTGCTATTGAAAATATGGATCCTATTGGAATTCATACAGGAGACTCTATTACTGTTGCTCCAGCAATGACATTAAGTGATAAAACATACCAAAAAATGCGTGATATGGCAATACATATGATGCGTAATATTGGAGATTTTGCAGGTGGTTGTAACGTACAATTTGCTGTAAGTCCAGACGAGAAAGAAGACATTATTGCTATCGAGATTAATCCTCGTGTATCACGTTCATCTGCATTAGCAAGTAAAGCAACAGGTTATCCAATTGCAAAAGTAGCTGCTAAATTAGCTTTAGGTTATCATTTAGATGAACTAGAAAACCAAATTACAAAATCTACATCTGCTTTATTCGAGCCAACTTTAGATTATGTAATTGTAAAAATTCCTCGTTGGAATTTTGATAAATTTGAAGGATCAGACAGAACTTTAGGTTTACAAATGAAATCTGTTGGAGAAGTTATGGGAATTGGACGTAGTTTCCAAGAAGCCTTACACAAAGCAACACAATCGCTTGAAATTAAACGTAATGGTTTAGGTGCAGATGGAAAAGGTTATAAAAATTACGACCAAATTATAGATAAATTAACACATGCAAGTTGGGATCGTGTATTTGCTATATATGATGCCATACAAATGGGAATTCCATTAAGTCGTATTCATGAAATCACAAAAATTGATATGTGGTTTTTAAAGCAATATGAAGAGTTATATTTCATTGAAAAAGAAATCTCAACCTTTACAATAGACACTATACAAAAGGATTTATTACTTGAAGCGAAACAAAAAGGATATGGAGATAGACAAATAGCACACATGCTAGGTTGCCTTGAAAGTGAAGTTTATAATAAGCGAGAAGAATTAAATATTAACCGTGTTTATAAATTAGTAGATACTTGTGCAGCAGAGTTTGAAGCAAAAACACCTTACTATTACTCAACATTTGAAAACGATGTTGAAACAGCAGATGGTGTACGTCAAGCAGATAACGAAAGTATAGTTACAGACAAGAAAAAAGTAATAGTTTTAGGTTCTGGTCCAAACCGTATTGGTCAAGGTATCGAGTTCGATTATTGTTGTGTTCACGGTGTTTTAGCTGCAGCAGAATGCGGTTATGAAACCATCATGATTAACTGTAATCCAGAAACAGTTTCTACAGATTTTGATACAGCAGATAAATTATATTTCGAACCAGTATTCTGGGAACATATTTACGATATTATTAAACACGAAAAGCCAGAAGGTGTCATAGTACAACTTGGTGGACAAACGGCTTTAAAATTAGCCGAAAAGCTAGAGCGTTATGGTGTAAAAATATTAGGAACTAGTTTTGAAGCTTTAGATTTAGCCGAAGATAGAGGTCGTTTTTCTACGTTATTAAAAGAATTAGAAATTCCTTATCCAGAATTTGATATTGCTACAACAGCAGACGAAGCTTCTGCAATTGCAGATGTTTTAGATTTTCCAATATTAGTTAGACCATCTTACGTACTTGGAGGTCAAGGTATGAAGATTGTTATTAATAAAGAAGAACTTGAAAAGCATGTAGTAGACTTGTTAAGTCGTATGCCAGGAAACCAATTACTTTTAGATCATTATCTAGATGGTGCAATAGAAGCTGAAGCAGATGCTATTTGCGATGGTGAAAATGTGTATATAATTGGTATTATGGAGCATATTGAGCCTTGCGGTATTCACTCTGGTGATAGTAACTCTTTACTACCTCCTTTTAACTTAGGAGATTTAGTAATGCAACAAATTAAAGATCATACTAAAAAAATTGCTTTAGCATTAAATACAGTAGGTTTAATAAACATACAGTTTGCTGTTAAAGATGATAAGGTTTATATAATTGAAGCCAATCCAAGAGCCTCAAGAACGGTTCCGTTTATAGCAAAAGCTTATGGAGAACCTTATGTAAACTATGCAACTAAAGTGATGCTAGGTGAGAAGAAGGTTACAGATTTTAACTTTAATCCAAAGTTAAACGGTTATGCTATTAAGCAACCAGTATTTTCTTTCAATAAGTTTCATAATGTAAATAAAAAATTAGGTCCAGAAATGAAGAGTACTGGAGAAAGCATCTTATTTATTGATGATTTAAAAGACGATGAATTTTACAATTTATACTCAAGACGTAAAATGTATTTGAGTAAGTAA